One Vitis riparia cultivar Riparia Gloire de Montpellier isolate 1030 chromosome 4, EGFV_Vit.rip_1.0, whole genome shotgun sequence genomic window carries:
- the LOC117913499 gene encoding nucleolar protein 6-like, whose product MDSDTIMEPMDLKVRELLKEVQLDYSSATTKLVDDTVSAIKQAIDTIPEDLKVTADFAPQFVRDIGADKVEFNFKKPKLVEIGGSYSIRCVAKPDVCIDLFVRLPKECFHEKDYLNHRYHAKRFLYLCIIKKYLNSSSFIRKVEWSTLQNEARKPLLVVYPAMELAEVPGLSVRIIPTATSLFSILKLNLKRNNVRSLKQDESTPQATPKYNSSILEDMFLEDNAEFVKQTFLGWKELGEALILLKVWARQRSSIYAYDCLNGFLISVIMSYLATDSGRNLINNSMKPMQIFRVTLDFIATSKLWNTGLYFKSQSLLNISKEELLERKQYLRLFPVVISESLAHFNLAFRITGGGFLELQDEAVLTLSCIGKCKDGGFEELFMTKIDYPAKYDYCMRLNLKGNSDVYASGFCLDEECWRSFEQKVHFLLRQGLSDRAKFIRVSWKNATSECNVENGLSIFDREPLLIGISVSSLEKAFRVVDVGPNAEHKDEALKFRKFWGEKAELRRFKDGMIAESTVWESKQWERHTIIKRITEYLLLRHLSLSERNIVHIVDQLDFSLVHGVGDSISFSGSLLEAFEVLSKRLHLLKDIPLKVSSVQPLDSAFRFTSVFPPEPHPLANEKSAVPRLNKLTSTCIQPLEVMIQLEGSGNWPMDDVAIEKTKSAFLLRIGESLQNNWGMICTATEENVDVFMSGYAFRLRILHERGLSLLNRQNGSNQLKHISSVDKELFTRGQHSSMINGLQGCYPIYGPVVRLAKRWVASHLFSSCLVEEAVELLVAYLFLKPLPFYVPCSRISGFLRFLRLLSEYDWNFSALVVDINSDLSPSDEKEINENFTSSRKGYEENAQNVNPAMFLATAYDKASEAWTRFSPNSSELRRLVAYARSSANLLTKLILGGQIDSYRWECLFRTPLNNYDAVILLHREKMPYPQRLLFPSEMNQGKHVAQGNASKAFHPFLLPEHMKGNSPDLKDTLLVDFDPLRCFIGDLEEEFPNAFKLWYDSLGGDAIGMMWERSSSKKRGRSEENEEEKDPVNVLKAVGEVGKGFVRSIYLLKSPRLRN is encoded by the exons ATGGATTCTGATACGATTATGGAACCGATGGATTTGAAGGTGAGAGAGCTGTTGAAGGAGGTACAGCTCGACTACTCTTCTGCAACAACAAAGCTCGTCGACGACACCGTTTCAGCCATTAAACAAGCCATCGATACAATCCCTGAAGACTTGAAG GTTACAGCAGATTTTGCTCCACAATTTGTCAGAGACATTGGCGCTGATAAAGTTGAATTCAACTTCAAGAAGCCAAAATTGGTTGAAATTGGTGGTAGTTATTCAATACGCTGTGTGGCAAAGCCTGATGTATGTATTGATCTTTTTGTTAGGTTGCCAAAG GAGTGTTTCCATGAGAAGGACTATTTGAATCACCGTTACCATGCAAAAAGGTTCCTCTATCTCTGCATAATTAAGAAGTATTTGAACTCTTCTTCCTTCATTCGAAAGGTTGAATGGTCCACCCTACAAAATGAGGCTCGAAAACCACTATTGGTTGTCTATCCAG CTATGGAGCTTGCTGAAGTTCCTGGCCTTTCTGTGAGAATAATACCTACAGCAACATCCCTGTTTAGTATTTTGAAGTTAAACTTGAAGCGGAACAATGTTCGTTCTTTGAAGCAAG ATGAGAGTACTCCTCAGGCTACACCAAAATACAATAGTAGTATTTTGGAAGACATGTTTCTAGAGGACAATGCGGAATTTGTGAAGCAAACTTTTCTTGGTTGGAAGGAGTTGGGGGAGGCTTTAATTTTGCTTAAG GTATGGGCTCGGCAGAGAAGTTCGATATATGCTTATGATTGCTTAAATGGATTTCTGATCTCTGTCATAATGTCATACCTTGCAACGGATTCTGGAAGGAATCTCATTAACAATTCAATGAAGCCAATGCAGATATTTCGTGTGACCTTGGATTTCATTG CCACATCTAAGCTATGGAATACTGGTCTTTATTTCAAGTCTCAAAGCCTACTGAATATTTCAAAGGAG GAGTTGCTGGAAAGGAAGCAATATTTAAGATTATTTCCTGTAGTTATATCTGAGTCACTTGCTCATTTTAATTTGGCATTCCGGATCACAGGAGGTGGCTTTTTGGAG CTCCAAGACGAGGCTGTTTTGACCCTTAGTTGCATAGGCAAATGTAAAGATGGTGGGTTTGAGGAGCTTTTTATGACTAAGATTGACTATCCAGCTAAATATGACTACTGCATGAG ATTGAATTTGAAAGGAAATAGTGATGTTTATGCATCGGGGTTTTGCTTGGATGAGGAATGTTGGAGATCCTTTGAGCAGAAAGTTCATTTTCTTCTGCGTCAAGGATTGAGCGATAGAGCAAAGTTCATCCGTGTTAGCTGGAAAAATGCCACTTCAGAATGCAATGTGGAAAAT GGTTTATCAATCTTTGATCGAGAGCCATTGCTCATTGGGATTTCAGTCAGCTCTTTAGAGAAAGCTTTTAGAGTGGTCGATGTTGGTCCAAATGCTGAGCATAAAGATGAG GCTCTTAAATTCCGGAAGTTTTGGGGAGAGAAAGCAGAGCTTCGAAGATTTAAAGATGGGATGATTGCAGAAAGCACAG TATGGGAAAGCAAGCAATGGGAAAGGCATACCATCATAAAAAGGATTACCGAATATCTCCTTTTGCGGCACCTTTCCTTGTCAGAAAGAAATATCGTGCATATTGTAGATCAACTTGATTTCTCTCTGGTTCATGGTGTTGGAG ATTCTATATCATTTTCTGGAAGTTTGCTTGAGGCATTTGAAGTGTTGTCAAAGCGATTACATCTTCTCAAAGACATTCCTTTGAAGGTGTCTAGTGTGCAGCCTTTAGATTCAG CTTTCAGGTTTACATCTGTCTTCCCTCCTGAACCTCATCCCCTAGCCAATGAAAAGAGTGCTGTTCCTAGATTAAATAAGCTCACTTCAACCTGTATTCAACCATTGGAAGTTATGATTCAG TTGGAAGGTTCAGGCAACTGGCCAATGGATGATGTAGCTATTGAGAAGACTAAATCTGCTTTCCTTCTAAGAATTGGAGAAAG TCTCCAGAACAATTGGGGTATGATCTGCACTGCTACTGAGGAAAATGTGGATGTTTTTATGTCTGGATACGCATTTCGTCTTAGAATTTTGCATGAAAGAGGCCTGAGTTTGTTGAACAGGCAAA atgggagtaatcaactGAAGCATATTTCTTCTGTTGACAAGGAACTTTTTACCCGTGGCCAGCATTCTAGCATGATTAATGGTCTACAGGGTTGTTACCCAATATATGGGCCAGTTGTTCG GCTAGCAAAGCGATGGGTTGCTTCACATCTCTTTTCATCTTGCTTGGTTGAGGAGGCAGTTGAGCTATTGGTTGCATATCTCTTTTTGAAGCCTTTACCATTTTATGTACCTTGCTCTCGGATATCAGGATTTCTAAG GTTCTTACGGTTATTATCAGAGTATGACTGGAACTTCTCTGCTTTGGTGGTTGACATAAATAGTGATTTGAGCCCAAGTGATGAAAAAGAGATTAAT GAGAATTTTACTTCAAGTAGAAAAGGTTATGAAGAAAATGCCCAAAATGTGAACCCGGCAATGTTCTTAGCAACAGCTTATGATAAGGCATCTGAAGCTTGGACCAGATTCTCACCAAACTCATCA gagCTTAGAAGGTTGGTGGCCTATGCCCGAAGCAGTGCAAACCTATTGACTAAACTTATTTTGGGGGGTCAAATTGATTCTTACAGATGGGAG TGTCTTTTCCGTACTCCCTTGAACAACTATGATGCTGTAATTCTTCTCCACAGGGAGAAAATGCCTTATCCCCAACGTCTTCTCTTCCCATCTGAGATGAACCAAG GGAAGCATGTTGCTCAGGGCAATGCTAGCAAGGCTTTCCATCCATTTTTGTTGCCTGAACACATGAAAGGAAACTCCCCAGATTTGAAAGATACGCTACTGGTAGACTTTGATCCACTGAGGTGCTTCATTGGGGATTTAGAG GAAGAGTTTCCAAACGCTTTCAAGTTGTGGTACGATTCTCTAGGAGGTGATG